One window from the genome of Buchnera aphidicola (Macrosiphoniella sanborni) encodes:
- the mraY gene encoding phospho-N-acetylmuramoyl-pentapeptide-transferase — translation MLIFLNKYFTFNENIISHVAYRMIFSLLTSFFINLYIGSYFIRFLKKYQKFQIIRHNGPKTHYSKKNTPTMGGIFIIFSIFFSTILYCNLSNINIWFVISILIGYGIIGLIDDYKKIKHQNSQGLKLLWKYFWMSIFALFLIYIMIINTQDISLKKLIIPFYIKNTFETNYLFIFLAYFVIVGTSNSVNITDGLDGLAIMPIIFLTSGLALISLLSDNINNSTFLNIFYIKNSSELAILCTAIIGSSLGFLWFNSYPAKIFMGDVGSLSLGGSLGIIAILLHQELLLIILGGVFVCETISVILQIISFKIRKKRIFKMAPIHHHYEEKGISENLIIVRFWIISFIFLLIGLLSLKVVR, via the coding sequence ATGTTAATTTTCTTAAATAAATACTTCACTTTCAATGAAAATATTATTTCTCATGTTGCATATCGTATGATCTTTAGTTTACTGACATCTTTTTTTATTAATTTATATATTGGATCATATTTTATTCGTTTTTTAAAAAAATATCAAAAATTTCAAATTATACGTCATAACGGTCCGAAAACACATTACTCAAAAAAAAACACACCTACTATGGGTGGCATTTTTATTATTTTTTCTATATTTTTTTCAACAATACTATATTGTAATTTATCAAATATCAATATTTGGTTTGTTATAAGTATTTTGATAGGATATGGAATTATTGGTTTAATTGATGACTATAAAAAAATTAAACATCAAAATAGTCAAGGATTAAAATTATTATGGAAATATTTTTGGATGTCTATTTTTGCCTTATTTTTAATATATATCATGATAATCAATACTCAAGATATTTCCTTAAAAAAATTAATCATTCCTTTTTATATAAAAAATACTTTTGAAACAAATTATTTATTTATTTTTCTTGCTTACTTTGTAATCGTTGGTACTAGTAATTCAGTGAACATAACAGATGGATTAGATGGATTAGCTATTATGCCAATTATTTTTTTAACATCTGGTTTAGCATTAATATCTTTATTGAGCGATAACATAAATAATTCTACTTTTTTAAATATTTTTTATATAAAAAACTCAAGTGAATTAGCGATATTATGTACAGCAATTATTGGATCAAGTTTAGGTTTTTTATGGTTTAACAGTTATCCAGCTAAAATATTTATGGGAGATGTTGGATCATTATCATTAGGCGGTTCCTTAGGAATAATAGCTATTTTATTACATCAAGAATTATTATTAATTATCCTAGGCGGTGTTTTTGTATGTGAAACAATATCTGTAATATTACAAATTATATCATTTAAAATTAGAAAAAAAAGAATCTTCAAAATGGCACCTATTCACCATCATTATGAAGAAAAAGGAATATCAGAAAATTTAATTATTGTACGATTTTGGATCATCTCGTTTATATTTTTATTAATAGGACTTCTTTCCTTAAAGGTGGTACGTTAA